From Blastocatellia bacterium, one genomic window encodes:
- the iolC gene encoding 5-dehydro-2-deoxygluconokinase, giving the protein MSDRTYDILAMGRSSIDLYSQDIGAPFVAIRGFAAYVGGCPTNISVGTRRLGLRSALLTAVGNDPVGDFILHFLESEGVETRFIPRKPGRRTSAVVLGIEPPDRFPLVFYRDNCADIELTIDDVESAPVAHSRVLVITGTGLSREPSRSATFFAAERARAHQATVFLDLDCRPDQWHDIRAYGVTIRAILPLVDIVCGTVNEMKAVAVRDPGRLRIAESQVSEFRVEGDLEEAIALLLGFGPTAVIVKRGLDGASVHLPNEETIVAPPFPVEVVNVLGAGDAFASGFLYGYLKGWDWYRAARMGNACGAIVVTRHGCANFMPYEHEALAFIAERGGF; this is encoded by the coding sequence ATGTCCGATCGCACCTATGACATCCTCGCCATGGGGCGCAGTTCAATAGACCTCTATTCTCAGGACATTGGCGCGCCGTTTGTTGCCATCCGGGGTTTTGCGGCCTATGTCGGTGGCTGCCCGACCAATATCAGTGTGGGGACGCGGCGGCTGGGATTGCGATCGGCCCTTCTGACGGCGGTCGGCAACGATCCCGTGGGGGATTTTATCCTCCACTTCCTGGAGAGCGAAGGCGTCGAAACTCGGTTCATTCCCCGAAAGCCCGGACGTCGCACAAGCGCCGTGGTACTGGGTATCGAACCTCCGGACCGTTTCCCACTCGTTTTCTATCGAGACAACTGCGCCGACATCGAACTCACCATTGACGACGTCGAATCAGCCCCCGTGGCTCACAGTCGCGTTCTCGTCATTACGGGGACGGGCCTGAGCCGTGAGCCCAGTCGGAGCGCAACCTTCTTTGCTGCCGAACGCGCGCGGGCACATCAGGCCACCGTATTTCTGGACCTCGATTGTCGCCCCGATCAGTGGCATGACATCCGGGCCTATGGTGTCACGATTCGAGCGATTCTTCCGCTTGTGGATATCGTCTGCGGAACGGTCAATGAAATGAAGGCCGTTGCCGTGAGGGACCCGGGCCGACTTCGCATCGCGGAGTCGCAGGTTTCTGAGTTTCGGGTGGAGGGGGATCTGGAGGAAGCGATAGCCCTTTTGCTCGGATTTGGCCCGACGGCGGTGATCGTCAAGCGTGGCCTCGACGGAGCGAGCGTTCATCTCCCCAACGAGGAAACCATCGTCGCTCCTCCCTTTCCTGTCGAGGTGGTCAATGTCCTCGGTGCGGGAGATGCCTTCGCCAGTGGGTTTCTCTACGGGTATCTCAAGGGATGGGACTGGTATCGTGCCGCCCGCATGGGTAATGCCTGCGGGGCAATCGTCGTCACCCGGCACGGCTGCGCCAACTTCATGCCGTATGAGCACGAAGCGCTGGCGTTCATCGCCGAACGTGGAGGATTCTAG
- the iolD gene encoding 3D-(3,5/4)-trihydroxycyclohexane-1,2-dione acylhydrolase (decyclizing) — protein MKTRRLTMAQALVAFLKNQYVQRDGREIPFFAGMWGIFGHGNVAGIGQALQQYPEFRFYLPRNEQAMVHIAVAFAKMNNRLRTFACTSSIGPGATNMVTGAATATINRLPVLLLPGDIFARRQVAPVLQQLEWEHSQDVSVNDALRPVSRYWDRINRPDQLPFALMEAMRVLTSPAETGAVTLALPQDVQAEAWDYPESLFEKRVWHIPRPPADRERLCRSVGWIRESKQPLIIAGGGVIYSEATAELAQLVERTGIPVAETQAGKGSLPFDHPQNLGAIGVTGTPGANILAREADLVIAVGTRLGDFATASKTAFQNPRVRFIAINVAEWDAHKHAALPLVADARLTLQELTAALTDYHVSGDYAARIARYKQEWEAEVERLFDLHHGPPMAQSEVIGIVNRFCQPRDVVVCAAGSLPGDLHKLWRTRDPKGYHLEYGYSCMGYEIAGGLGVKMADPSREVYVMVGDGSYLMMSSEIATAIQENIKLTIIVLDNHGFSSIGGLSQALGSGGFGTDYRCRHPETGMLEGDPVPVDFVANASSLGAHAIRATTREDLQRALEEARGCDRTTVIVVEVDKEVRVPAYESWWDVPVAEVSEMESVQRARDAYEKAVTKERFFF, from the coding sequence ATGAAGACGCGACGGCTGACGATGGCCCAGGCGCTCGTGGCGTTTCTCAAGAACCAATATGTGCAGCGCGATGGTCGTGAGATTCCCTTCTTCGCCGGCATGTGGGGGATTTTCGGCCACGGCAACGTTGCCGGCATCGGCCAGGCGCTCCAGCAATATCCCGAGTTTCGTTTCTATTTGCCCCGAAACGAACAGGCGATGGTTCATATTGCTGTGGCTTTTGCCAAGATGAACAATCGGTTGCGGACATTCGCCTGTACGTCTTCAATCGGGCCGGGAGCAACCAACATGGTTACGGGAGCGGCGACAGCCACGATCAATCGGCTTCCTGTGTTGCTGTTACCGGGCGATATCTTCGCCCGGCGACAAGTGGCGCCGGTTCTCCAACAGCTCGAATGGGAGCACAGTCAGGATGTTTCGGTCAACGATGCGCTGCGTCCGGTCTCTCGCTACTGGGATCGGATCAATCGGCCGGATCAGCTCCCTTTCGCATTGATGGAGGCAATGCGGGTGCTCACCTCACCGGCGGAGACGGGAGCCGTGACGCTGGCCCTGCCGCAGGATGTTCAAGCTGAGGCCTGGGACTATCCGGAATCGCTGTTTGAAAAGCGAGTCTGGCATATCCCCCGACCACCGGCCGATCGCGAGCGCTTGTGCCGTAGCGTCGGCTGGATTCGAGAATCGAAACAACCTCTGATCATTGCCGGAGGCGGGGTCATCTACAGCGAGGCGACCGCGGAACTGGCCCAACTTGTCGAGCGCACGGGTATCCCGGTGGCCGAAACGCAGGCCGGCAAAGGTTCCCTCCCCTTCGATCATCCGCAGAACCTCGGCGCCATTGGTGTCACGGGGACTCCGGGGGCGAACATTCTCGCGCGCGAAGCCGATCTGGTCATCGCTGTAGGAACCCGGCTGGGAGATTTTGCCACGGCGTCCAAGACGGCATTTCAAAATCCCCGGGTGAGATTTATCGCCATCAATGTCGCCGAGTGGGATGCGCACAAGCACGCGGCCTTGCCGCTTGTGGCCGATGCCCGATTGACGCTTCAGGAGCTGACCGCAGCCTTGACCGATTATCATGTGTCAGGCGACTACGCCGCGCGTATCGCCCGGTACAAACAGGAGTGGGAGGCGGAAGTCGAGAGGCTCTTTGATCTGCATCATGGACCGCCGATGGCGCAGAGCGAGGTCATCGGAATCGTCAATCGTTTCTGCCAGCCACGTGATGTCGTTGTCTGCGCGGCCGGGAGCTTGCCCGGCGATCTGCACAAACTGTGGCGCACGCGCGATCCCAAAGGGTATCACCTCGAGTACGGCTACTCCTGCATGGGCTACGAGATCGCTGGCGGGTTGGGGGTGAAAATGGCCGATCCGTCACGAGAGGTCTATGTGATGGTCGGCGATGGATCGTACCTCATGATGTCCTCGGAGATTGCCACAGCGATTCAGGAGAACATCAAGCTCACCATCATCGTTCTGGACAATCACGGTTTCAGCAGTATCGGCGGATTATCACAGGCGCTCGGCTCCGGAGGATTTGGCACGGATTATCGCTGCCGTCATCCCGAGACGGGAATGCTTGAGGGGGATCCGGTGCCCGTTGATTTTGTTGCCAACGCATCGAGCTTGGGCGCACACGCCATCCGCGCTACGACCCGGGAAGACCTCCAGCGGGCGCTCGAAGAAGCTCGTGGATGTGACCGAACTACGGTCATCGTGGTGGAAGTAGATAAAGAGGTGCGTGTGCCGGCCTATGAATCCTGGTGGGATGTTCCCGTGGCTGAAGTCTCCGAAATGGAGTCCGTGCAGCGGGCCCGCGATGCCTACGAAAAAGCCGTGACCAAAGAGCGGTTTTTCTTCTAA